From one Nonomuraea polychroma genomic stretch:
- a CDS encoding LacI family DNA-binding transcriptional regulator: MSPSPRSAPSIRDVAAAAGVSYQTVSRVLNDSPRVRPETRTAVLAAIERLGFRPSRAARALSLGRALGITVVTSNTVLYGYATTLRGLEEAARTEGLAMGIRVVESAASAEVKQTVDYVSDASAGGVVVIAWDPMGIAVLEALPKDVPAVAVAEPAAPDRGRVAIALDERRAAADATRHLLELGHRTVHHVAIPSEGGPGGRLAGWQDALVQAGAEVPEVLGCGWDIESAYAAGRRLAAEPEVTAILCGNDDIAQGVRRALYDAGKDVPGDVSIVGFDDIPGSAYSTPALTTVRMDFAGLGRACFHAAVAELTGQAQPVPVLVPPALVVRESTAPPPRS, translated from the coding sequence GTGAGCCCAAGCCCTCGATCCGCGCCCAGCATCCGGGACGTCGCCGCCGCCGCGGGGGTCTCCTACCAGACCGTCTCCCGCGTGCTCAACGACTCCCCACGGGTGCGGCCGGAAACACGCACCGCCGTCCTGGCGGCCATCGAGCGGCTCGGCTTCCGGCCCAGCCGGGCGGCTCGCGCCCTGAGCCTCGGCCGCGCCCTCGGCATCACCGTCGTCACGTCCAACACCGTGCTGTACGGCTACGCCACCACCTTGCGGGGACTCGAGGAGGCCGCCCGCACTGAGGGCCTGGCCATGGGCATCAGGGTCGTGGAGTCGGCCGCGTCCGCCGAGGTGAAGCAGACCGTGGACTACGTCAGCGACGCCAGTGCGGGCGGCGTGGTGGTGATCGCGTGGGACCCGATGGGCATCGCGGTGCTGGAGGCGCTGCCGAAGGACGTCCCCGCCGTCGCCGTGGCCGAGCCGGCCGCCCCCGACCGGGGCCGGGTCGCGATCGCGCTGGACGAGCGCCGGGCCGCCGCCGACGCCACCCGGCACCTCCTGGAGCTCGGCCATCGCACCGTCCACCACGTGGCGATCCCGTCCGAGGGCGGACCGGGCGGCCGGCTCGCGGGCTGGCAGGACGCGCTCGTGCAGGCGGGGGCGGAGGTTCCCGAGGTGCTGGGCTGCGGGTGGGACATCGAGTCCGCCTACGCGGCGGGGCGGCGGCTGGCCGCCGAGCCGGAGGTCACCGCGATCCTGTGCGGCAACGACGACATCGCCCAGGGGGTTCGGCGCGCTCTGTACGACGCGGGCAAGGACGTGCCCGGTGACGTGAGCATCGTCGGGTTCGACGACATCCCGGGCTCGGCGTACTCGACCCCCGCCCTGACCACGGTGCGGATGGACTTCGCCGGCCTGGGCCGGGCCTGCTTCCACGCGGCCGTGGCCGAGCTGACCGGCCAGGCGCAGCCCGTGCCCGTCCTCGTGCCGCCGGCGCTCGTGGTGCGCGAGTCGACCGCGCCGCCGCCCCGTTCCTGA
- a CDS encoding ABC transporter substrate-binding protein, whose product MRLAAITAVAAAAALALTACSDPAAGPATSADAGAAPAAWPSPTARLDGVTLTIWAAQNSNTVPKAVTDAFTQATGAKVEVVTIPDPYEQGVQTKVATGDKPDLAFWQPTASMLTALNARTNLQPLDGAPWVPTMAPELRDITGLLDKTRYAALITSPAVEGVYYNKEVFAANGITETPKSFDELVEVGRKLKGKGVTPFFEMAGDKWATQWWVQVQLADAAKSGLWDRVNTGKETFEDKTILDAIKKYKALIDEGLFNSDIKTAKFEDQGEALLSGKAAMAMQVNSFFGQLQAKADTAELDKKIGFFPISPSGNVGTFIPDQSNALVAFRTGDAKREAAARQLLAYWMGPGYQGFVADRKTVSLRSDVPTPAGVPQALLDVHNSVGTSVGSMQALAVANPDLYLNLADMITGSLTPEQVAAATQKQFAQLAKAAGASGF is encoded by the coding sequence GTGAGACTCGCAGCCATCACCGCGGTCGCGGCCGCGGCCGCCCTGGCCCTCACCGCCTGCAGCGATCCCGCTGCCGGCCCGGCGACGTCCGCCGACGCAGGGGCCGCCCCGGCGGCCTGGCCGTCCCCCACCGCCCGCCTGGACGGCGTCACGCTCACCATCTGGGCCGCCCAGAACAGCAACACCGTGCCCAAGGCCGTGACCGACGCCTTCACCCAGGCCACCGGGGCCAAGGTCGAGGTCGTCACCATCCCGGACCCGTACGAGCAGGGCGTGCAGACCAAGGTGGCCACCGGCGACAAGCCGGACCTGGCCTTCTGGCAGCCCACCGCCTCCATGCTGACCGCGCTCAACGCCCGCACCAACCTCCAGCCGCTCGACGGCGCGCCGTGGGTGCCGACCATGGCGCCGGAGCTGCGTGACATCACGGGCCTGCTGGACAAGACCCGCTACGCGGCGCTGATCACCAGCCCGGCCGTCGAAGGCGTCTACTACAACAAGGAGGTCTTCGCGGCCAACGGCATCACCGAGACGCCGAAGAGCTTCGACGAGCTGGTCGAGGTCGGGCGCAAGCTCAAGGGCAAGGGCGTCACCCCGTTCTTCGAGATGGCCGGCGACAAGTGGGCCACGCAATGGTGGGTGCAGGTGCAGCTCGCCGACGCCGCCAAGAGCGGCCTGTGGGACCGGGTCAACACCGGCAAGGAGACGTTCGAGGACAAGACGATCCTGGACGCGATCAAGAAGTACAAGGCGCTGATCGACGAGGGGCTGTTCAACTCCGACATCAAGACCGCGAAGTTCGAGGACCAGGGCGAGGCGCTGCTGTCCGGCAAGGCCGCCATGGCCATGCAGGTCAACTCGTTCTTCGGTCAGCTGCAGGCCAAGGCCGACACGGCCGAGCTGGACAAGAAGATCGGCTTCTTCCCGATCTCGCCGTCCGGCAACGTGGGCACGTTCATCCCCGACCAGTCGAACGCGCTGGTCGCCTTCCGCACCGGCGACGCCAAGCGGGAGGCCGCCGCGCGGCAGCTGCTCGCGTACTGGATGGGCCCCGGCTACCAGGGCTTCGTCGCGGACAGGAAGACCGTGTCGCTGCGCAGCGACGTGCCCACCCCAGCCGGGGTGCCGCAGGCGCTGCTGGACGTGCACAATTCGGTCGGCACCTCGGTCGGGTCGATGCAGGCGCTGGCCGTGGCCAACCCCGACCTGTACCTGAACCTGGCCGACATGATCACCGGTAGCCTGACGCCCGAGCAGGTGGCCGCCGCCACCCAGAAGCAGTTCGCGCAGCTCGCCAAGGCGGCCGGGGCCTCCGGCTTCTGA
- a CDS encoding carbohydrate ABC transporter permease, translating into MTVQAFGSKVRRRVPAPGSRGIAARLRPFAVVVLVALVMGVPLWLVVVTAGKSQGEALSPDLSLPSRWQLWDNLAQVWQQGEVPAAFFGSLLVVAPSVALVLTLGSMASWVLARRTTRLNAVLYALAISGIVLPPAVVTIVLLLRQLGLAGSAVGMIGVYAGIYMSTVIFFVTGFVRTVPLSLEEAARMDGAGPVRVFVSVILPLLRPVLATATILICLYVWNDVFYAFFVVGGRLDTLPLNLFQVANAGLYLNNWHLIFAYIILMSLPLLVVFAVAQRKIISGITGGAVK; encoded by the coding sequence GTGACAGTTCAGGCCTTTGGCAGCAAGGTGCGCCGCCGCGTGCCCGCGCCGGGCTCGCGCGGGATCGCCGCCCGGCTGCGTCCCTTCGCCGTCGTCGTACTCGTCGCCCTCGTGATGGGCGTGCCGTTGTGGCTGGTCGTCGTCACCGCCGGCAAGTCGCAGGGCGAGGCCCTGTCGCCGGACCTGTCCCTGCCGTCGCGCTGGCAGCTGTGGGACAACCTCGCCCAGGTCTGGCAGCAGGGCGAGGTCCCCGCCGCGTTCTTCGGCAGCCTGCTCGTCGTCGCGCCGTCCGTGGCGCTGGTGCTGACGCTCGGCTCGATGGCCTCCTGGGTCCTCGCCCGCCGCACCACCAGGCTCAACGCCGTGCTGTACGCGCTGGCGATCAGCGGCATCGTGCTGCCGCCCGCCGTCGTCACCATCGTTCTCCTGCTGCGCCAGCTCGGCCTGGCCGGCAGCGCGGTCGGCATGATCGGCGTCTACGCCGGCATCTACATGTCCACCGTGATCTTCTTCGTCACCGGTTTCGTCCGCACCGTGCCGCTGTCGCTGGAGGAGGCCGCCCGCATGGACGGCGCGGGGCCCGTGCGGGTGTTCGTGTCGGTCATCCTGCCGCTGCTGCGGCCGGTGCTGGCCACCGCGACCATCCTCATCTGCCTGTACGTGTGGAACGACGTCTTCTACGCCTTCTTCGTCGTCGGCGGCCGGCTCGACACGCTGCCGCTGAACCTGTTCCAGGTCGCCAACGCCGGGCTCTACCTCAACAACTGGCACCTGATCTTCGCGTACATCATCCTGATGAGCCTGCCGCTGCTGGTGGTCTTCGCGGTCGCGCAGCGGAAGATCATCTCCGGGATCACGGGCGGGGCGGTGAAGTAG
- a CDS encoding carbohydrate ABC transporter permease: MTTTLSTSRAASTPPAVPTRVRQSIRERVAPYAYVAPFFLIFAVFGLVPLLFTFYVALFDWNPIGERVFIGLDNFTRLLDDARFWNAAWNTISIWLLSTVPQLLLALGLAHLLNQARLRLAVFFRMSMLVPYITSVAATAIVFAQMFDRDYGLLNWMLGLVGVEPIDFKQSVWGSHLLIAAMVTWRWFGYTTLLYLASLQAIPRSLYEAAAVDGAGGWKQFRHISIPSLRPVIVFTIVTSTIGGLQIFTEPLLISRVSAVTCGPVRQCQTLTLFLYEQGFGQFQFGYGAAIGVALFLLIIVMATINYVLSTRTRSERS, translated from the coding sequence GTGACGACGACTCTCAGCACGTCGCGGGCGGCCAGTACGCCGCCCGCGGTCCCCACCCGGGTCCGGCAGAGCATCCGCGAGCGCGTCGCCCCGTACGCCTACGTCGCGCCGTTCTTCCTGATCTTCGCGGTGTTCGGCCTGGTGCCGCTGCTGTTCACGTTCTACGTGGCGCTGTTCGACTGGAACCCGATCGGCGAGCGCGTCTTCATCGGCCTGGACAACTTCACCCGCCTGCTCGACGACGCCCGGTTCTGGAACGCCGCCTGGAACACCATCAGCATCTGGCTGCTGTCGACCGTGCCGCAGCTGCTGCTGGCGCTGGGCCTGGCGCACCTGCTCAACCAGGCCCGGCTGCGGCTCGCGGTGTTCTTCCGGATGTCGATGCTGGTGCCGTACATCACCTCGGTCGCGGCCACCGCCATCGTCTTCGCCCAGATGTTCGACCGCGACTACGGCCTGCTCAACTGGATGCTCGGGCTTGTGGGGGTGGAGCCGATCGACTTCAAGCAGTCGGTGTGGGGCAGCCACCTGCTCATCGCGGCGATGGTCACCTGGCGCTGGTTCGGCTACACGACCCTGCTGTATCTGGCCTCGCTGCAGGCGATCCCGCGCTCGCTGTACGAGGCCGCCGCGGTCGACGGCGCGGGCGGCTGGAAGCAGTTCCGCCACATCTCCATCCCGTCCCTGCGGCCGGTCATCGTGTTCACGATCGTGACCTCCACGATCGGCGGGCTGCAGATCTTCACCGAGCCGCTGCTCATCTCGCGGGTCTCGGCGGTGACCTGCGGGCCGGTCCGCCAGTGCCAGACGCTCACACTCTTCCTGTACGAGCAGGGCTTCGGCCAGTTCCAGTTCGGCTACGGCGCCGCCATCGGCGTGGCCCTGTTCCTGCTGATCATCGTGATGGCCACGATCAACTACGTCCTGTCCACCCGCACCCGCTCGGAGCGATCATGA
- a CDS encoding ABC transporter substrate-binding protein, with protein MKLRIAAPLVAIALTTAACGGGGGTSAQPSGDGKSFEFWSFTGIDQKKSVDRYQKENPGVQVKLTEVGGSTETAQALTTALAGGKVPDLVLIQGDDLPKFVQQPQNFHDLRQFGADKIKGDYLDWVISQSTAKGGEIIGIPTDVGGMAVAYRTDLFKEAGLPTDREEVGKLWPTWDAFIETGRKYTAATGKAFVDNAATSVFYQAVNQGPMKYYDPSGNVVYSTSPQVKTAFDLAIKAAQAGITAKQSSFSDGWSAGLGKGQFAVVSAPAWLLGQIERNAPDTKGKWDIAAIPGGAGNWGGSYLAIPKGAKNPKAAWDYITKTQSPQSQLEHFVDSGSLPTTPSVYKDPKLTGHKDSFFSDAPTGTIYTNSLLGLKPFHVGTDSAAIGQEFLNALENVEQGKGDAAKAWDAALANIKTAIGK; from the coding sequence GTGAAGCTTCGTATCGCAGCACCGCTCGTCGCCATCGCCTTGACCACGGCCGCCTGTGGAGGCGGCGGTGGCACCTCGGCCCAGCCGTCGGGTGACGGCAAGTCGTTCGAGTTCTGGTCGTTCACCGGGATCGACCAGAAGAAGTCGGTCGACAGGTACCAGAAGGAGAACCCGGGTGTGCAGGTCAAGCTGACCGAGGTGGGGGGCTCCACGGAGACGGCACAGGCCCTGACCACGGCGCTGGCCGGTGGCAAGGTGCCGGACCTCGTCCTCATCCAGGGTGACGACCTGCCGAAGTTCGTGCAGCAGCCGCAGAACTTCCACGACCTGCGGCAGTTCGGCGCCGACAAGATCAAGGGCGACTACCTGGACTGGGTGATCAGCCAGAGCACCGCCAAGGGCGGCGAGATCATCGGCATTCCGACTGACGTGGGCGGCATGGCGGTGGCGTACCGCACGGACCTGTTCAAGGAGGCCGGGCTGCCGACGGACCGGGAGGAGGTGGGCAAGCTCTGGCCGACGTGGGACGCCTTCATCGAGACGGGCAGGAAGTACACCGCGGCCACCGGGAAGGCGTTCGTCGACAACGCCGCCACCAGCGTGTTCTACCAGGCGGTCAACCAGGGGCCGATGAAGTACTACGACCCCTCGGGCAACGTCGTCTACAGCACAAGCCCCCAGGTCAAGACCGCCTTCGACCTGGCGATCAAGGCGGCGCAGGCCGGGATCACGGCCAAGCAGAGCTCGTTCTCCGACGGCTGGAGCGCGGGCCTGGGCAAGGGCCAGTTCGCGGTGGTCTCCGCGCCGGCGTGGCTGCTGGGACAGATCGAGCGGAACGCCCCCGACACCAAGGGCAAGTGGGACATCGCCGCCATTCCCGGCGGGGCCGGCAACTGGGGCGGCAGCTACCTGGCCATCCCCAAGGGCGCCAAGAACCCCAAGGCTGCCTGGGACTACATCACCAAGACACAGTCGCCGCAGAGTCAGCTGGAGCACTTCGTCGACTCCGGATCGCTGCCCACCACCCCGTCGGTCTACAAGGACCCGAAGCTGACCGGGCACAAGGACTCGTTCTTCTCCGACGCGCCGACCGGGACGATCTACACCAACTCGCTGCTCGGGCTCAAGCCGTTCCACGTCGGCACGGACAGCGCCGCCATCGGTCAGGAGTTCCTGAACGCGCTCGAGAACGTGGAGCAGGGCAAGGGCGACGCCGCCAAGGCATGGGACGCGGCGCTGGCCAACATCAAGACCGCCATCGGTAAGTAG
- a CDS encoding carbohydrate ABC transporter permease, protein MNHRIRWWTYLLLGLAVFACLFPLYWMFVVASTDSATARQMPPEILPGGNFFHLAGLVFATVPFLRSIVNSLIVAGTIGIGHAVLCSLAGFAFAKLRFPGRNVLFLIVVLTMTVPTQLGVIPQYMIISSLNWVDTLQALIVPGLASAFGIFWMRQHIGATISDEILQAARIDGATTWQIFWRIAFPLVRPAAFVLGLLGFVTAWNDFLWPFIVLKSPEMYTTQIAIKALQNSFDIDLGLAMSGSFLATLPLLVLFVFVGRRMVAGIMDGAFKG, encoded by the coding sequence ATGAACCATCGGATCCGCTGGTGGACCTACCTCCTGCTGGGGCTGGCGGTCTTCGCCTGCCTGTTCCCGCTGTACTGGATGTTCGTGGTGGCCTCGACCGACTCGGCGACCGCCAGGCAGATGCCGCCCGAGATCCTGCCCGGCGGGAACTTCTTCCACCTGGCCGGGCTGGTGTTCGCGACGGTGCCGTTCCTGCGTTCGATCGTCAACAGCCTGATCGTCGCGGGAACGATCGGCATCGGCCATGCGGTGCTGTGCTCGCTGGCCGGCTTCGCCTTCGCCAAACTGCGCTTCCCCGGCCGGAACGTGCTGTTCCTGATCGTCGTGCTGACCATGACCGTGCCGACGCAGCTCGGGGTCATCCCGCAGTACATGATCATCTCCAGTCTGAACTGGGTGGACACCCTGCAGGCGCTCATCGTGCCCGGCCTGGCCAGCGCGTTCGGCATCTTCTGGATGCGCCAGCACATCGGCGCCACGATCAGCGACGAGATCCTCCAGGCCGCCCGCATCGACGGGGCCACCACCTGGCAGATCTTCTGGCGGATCGCGTTCCCGCTGGTCCGGCCGGCCGCGTTCGTGCTCGGCCTGCTCGGCTTCGTCACCGCGTGGAACGACTTCCTGTGGCCGTTCATCGTGCTGAAGTCACCGGAGATGTACACCACGCAGATCGCCATCAAGGCCCTGCAGAACAGCTTCGACATCGACCTCGGCCTGGCCATGTCCGGCTCGTTCCTGGCCACGCTGCCGCTGCTCGTGCTGTTCGTCTTCGTCGGCCGGCGGATGGTGGCCGGGATCATGGACGGCGCCTTCAAGGGATGA
- a CDS encoding alpha-galactosidase yields the protein MKPADVAQTLRWGHAGLDAVVEIHPDRPVALRALSAGPAGAPVQVSQPLVEVLVPGEGRARASQRLSETAVGSRLRYAGSDQSSDGAWRELRVRLRDETSGLGAELTMRSLEGVAAVQTRVKVTNHGDKPVLLLAVTSFAAGFLGRPVSELDVLRASSEWLGESRWSRRRLSEHVPDLGLAGHGQHGRGVFTLTSTGTWSSGEHVPMGGLTDRRTGQTWLWQIEHNGPWRWETGERMDGVYVALSGPTDVDHQWSELLAPGESFTTVPVSVAVSDDGVEGAAAALTAHRRALLRPHPDRATLPVVFNDYMNTLMGDPTTDKLLPLIDAAAAAGAEVFCVDAGWYDDGGDWWDSVGEWQPSQTRFPNGLQEVLAHIAGRGLTPGLWLEPEVIGVRSPMADKLPAEAFLQRGGERVAEHGRYHLDLRHPAAVAHLDQVVDRLVEELGVGYFKLDYNINPGAGTDRDATSVGAGLLAHNRAHLAWLEGVLGRHPHLVLENCGSGAMRMDYALLTRMQLQSTSDQQDFLRYPPIAVAAPLSLLPEQAANWAYPQPEMADEEIAFTLVTGILGRLYLSGNLHRMTPQQFALVKEGVRLHQSLRPDLIRATPCWPLGLPGWNDPWLALGLRAEDSTHLGIWRRPGAIDTTVLSLPHLSGRDLSVEVAYPAAANGWTHTWNPRTAELTVTATCPAPTARILRLRPL from the coding sequence TTGAAGCCTGCTGACGTTGCCCAGACCCTGCGCTGGGGCCATGCCGGCCTCGACGCCGTCGTGGAGATCCACCCGGATCGCCCGGTGGCGCTGCGCGCGTTGTCGGCCGGCCCGGCCGGCGCGCCAGTGCAGGTGTCGCAGCCGCTGGTGGAGGTGCTGGTGCCGGGTGAGGGCCGGGCCCGCGCCTCGCAGCGGCTGTCGGAGACGGCGGTGGGCTCCCGGCTGCGGTACGCGGGCTCCGACCAGTCGAGCGACGGCGCATGGCGCGAGCTGCGTGTGCGGTTGCGGGACGAGACGTCGGGCCTCGGCGCCGAGCTGACGATGCGCTCGCTGGAGGGCGTGGCCGCGGTCCAGACCCGGGTCAAGGTGACCAACCACGGGGACAAGCCGGTGTTGCTGCTGGCCGTCACGTCGTTCGCGGCCGGCTTCCTCGGGCGGCCGGTGAGCGAGCTCGACGTGTTGCGGGCCAGCAGCGAATGGCTGGGGGAGAGCCGCTGGTCCCGGCGCCGGTTGAGCGAGCACGTCCCCGACCTCGGCCTGGCCGGGCACGGCCAGCACGGACGCGGCGTGTTCACCCTGACCAGCACCGGAACCTGGTCCAGCGGGGAGCACGTGCCGATGGGCGGGCTGACCGACCGCCGCACCGGCCAGACCTGGTTGTGGCAGATCGAGCACAACGGCCCGTGGCGGTGGGAGACCGGCGAACGGATGGACGGCGTGTACGTCGCCCTGTCCGGGCCGACCGACGTGGACCACCAGTGGAGCGAGCTGCTCGCGCCCGGCGAGTCGTTCACCACCGTGCCCGTCTCGGTCGCCGTCTCGGACGACGGCGTGGAGGGCGCGGCGGCGGCCCTGACCGCGCACCGGCGAGCGCTGCTGCGCCCGCATCCCGACCGGGCCACGCTGCCGGTGGTGTTCAACGACTACATGAACACGCTGATGGGCGACCCCACGACGGACAAGTTGCTGCCGCTGATCGACGCCGCCGCGGCGGCCGGTGCGGAGGTCTTCTGCGTCGACGCGGGCTGGTACGACGACGGCGGCGACTGGTGGGACAGCGTCGGCGAGTGGCAGCCCTCCCAGACCCGCTTCCCCAACGGCCTGCAAGAAGTGCTGGCCCACATCGCCGGTCGCGGCCTGACCCCCGGCCTGTGGCTGGAGCCCGAGGTGATCGGCGTACGCAGCCCGATGGCCGACAAGCTGCCCGCCGAGGCGTTCCTGCAGCGCGGCGGCGAGCGCGTCGCCGAGCACGGCCGCTACCACCTGGACCTGCGCCACCCCGCCGCCGTCGCGCACCTGGACCAGGTGGTGGACCGGCTGGTGGAAGAGCTGGGCGTCGGCTACTTCAAGCTGGACTACAACATCAACCCCGGCGCCGGCACCGACCGGGACGCCACCAGCGTCGGCGCGGGGCTGCTCGCCCACAACCGGGCCCACCTGGCCTGGCTGGAGGGAGTCCTGGGCCGGCACCCGCACCTGGTGCTGGAGAACTGCGGCTCCGGCGCGATGCGCATGGACTACGCGCTGCTGACCCGCATGCAGCTGCAGTCCACCAGCGACCAGCAGGACTTCCTGCGCTACCCGCCGATCGCGGTGGCCGCGCCGCTGTCGCTGCTGCCCGAGCAGGCCGCCAACTGGGCCTACCCCCAGCCCGAGATGGCGGACGAGGAGATCGCCTTCACCCTGGTCACGGGCATTCTGGGCCGTCTCTACCTGTCCGGCAACCTGCATAGGATGACCCCGCAGCAGTTCGCGCTGGTCAAGGAGGGTGTCCGGCTCCACCAGAGCCTCCGCCCGGACCTGATCCGAGCCACGCCGTGCTGGCCGCTCGGCCTGCCCGGCTGGAACGACCCCTGGCTCGCCCTCGGCCTGCGTGCCGAGGACAGCACCCACCTGGGGATCTGGCGCCGGCCCGGCGCCATAGACACCACCGTGCTCTCCCTGCCCCACCTGTCGGGCCGGGACCTGAGCGTGGAGGTCGCCTACCCCGCGGCGGCGAACGGCTGGACGCACACGTGGAACCCGCGGACCGCCGAGCTCACCGTCACCGCCACGTGCCCCGCCCCCACCGCCCGAATCCTCCGGCTCCGCCCTCTCTGA
- a CDS encoding carbohydrate ABC transporter permease produces MPTGQETLTLPVARRRTPAAAARRQNHPMWFLIPAFAILFVFFFLPTVFNFIYAFTDWSSFKSDIRPVGFDNFSYLLSDGTMFSALRITVIYAALVALFQNLFGFGLAVLLEKDTWLNRAARLIFVIPVLMSALAVGYVFQALLKPDGSLNDLLSALTGQQVSIAWLGSTTWTLVLAAVIHAWKWMGLSMLIYLAGLKTIPEDVTEAARIDGASGWQAFWSVRFPLLAPAVTFNVATSLLGSMNGFDIVQALTGGGPARSTEILNIFIYRTFGQGLFAQATTMSLVLFLMVALLAFPVIRILRKREEIL; encoded by the coding sequence GTGCCCACCGGTCAGGAGACGCTCACGCTCCCCGTCGCCCGCCGCCGCACCCCCGCGGCGGCCGCCAGGCGTCAGAACCACCCGATGTGGTTCCTCATCCCGGCGTTCGCGATCCTTTTCGTCTTCTTCTTCCTGCCGACCGTCTTCAACTTCATCTACGCCTTCACCGACTGGTCCAGCTTCAAGAGCGACATCCGGCCCGTCGGCTTCGACAACTTCAGCTATCTGCTGTCGGACGGCACGATGTTCAGCGCGCTGCGCATCACCGTCATCTACGCCGCCCTCGTCGCCCTCTTCCAGAACCTGTTCGGGTTCGGCCTGGCCGTGCTGCTGGAGAAGGACACCTGGCTCAACCGCGCCGCGCGCCTGATCTTCGTCATCCCCGTGCTGATGTCCGCCCTGGCCGTCGGGTACGTCTTCCAGGCCCTGCTCAAGCCGGACGGCAGCCTCAACGACCTGCTGTCGGCGCTGACCGGTCAGCAGGTGAGCATCGCCTGGCTGGGCAGCACCACCTGGACCCTCGTGCTGGCCGCGGTCATCCACGCCTGGAAGTGGATGGGCCTGTCCATGCTCATCTACCTGGCCGGTCTCAAGACCATCCCCGAGGACGTCACCGAGGCCGCCCGCATCGACGGCGCCTCCGGCTGGCAGGCGTTCTGGTCGGTCCGCTTCCCGCTGCTGGCCCCGGCCGTCACCTTCAACGTCGCCACCTCGCTGCTCGGCTCCATGAACGGCTTCGACATCGTCCAGGCGCTCACCGGCGGCGGGCCCGCGCGCAGCACCGAGATCCTGAACATCTTCATCTACCGCACGTTCGGCCAGGGACTGTTCGCCCAGGCCACGACCATGAGCCTGGTGCTGTTCCTCATGGTCGCCCTGCTGGCGTTCCCCGTCATCCGGATCCTGCGTAAGAGGGAGGAGATCCTGTGA
- a CDS encoding sulfite exporter TauE/SafE family protein — MDLLSVALLIAAGLGSGLAGSIGGLASLVSYPALLAFGLPPVVANVTNTVAMFSTTVGTAAGSRQELRGHGRRVAKLVAVAAVGGTAGAWLLLATPAKAFEFAAPLLIAFGSALLLARDPLRRLADARAPKTASFLPVAVAVALVGVYGGYFGAASGVIMLAVLCASVTEPLPVTNAVKNMATGAANITAAVAYAFLAPVHWLAAGALSCGCLVGSWLGPKVVRRLPERPLRFAIALAGFGLAVSLWMA; from the coding sequence TTGGATCTGCTCTCCGTGGCCCTGCTGATCGCCGCCGGACTGGGCTCCGGCCTGGCCGGCTCCATCGGCGGGCTCGCCTCGCTGGTCAGCTATCCGGCGCTGCTCGCCTTCGGCCTGCCGCCTGTCGTCGCCAACGTCACCAACACCGTGGCGATGTTCTCCACCACCGTCGGCACCGCCGCGGGCTCCCGGCAGGAGCTGCGCGGCCACGGCCGGCGCGTCGCCAAGCTGGTCGCCGTGGCCGCGGTGGGCGGCACGGCCGGGGCCTGGCTGCTGCTGGCCACCCCGGCCAAGGCGTTCGAGTTCGCCGCGCCGTTGCTCATCGCGTTCGGCTCGGCGCTGCTGCTGGCCAGGGACCCGCTGCGGCGCCTGGCCGACGCGCGGGCGCCCAAGACCGCGTCCTTCCTGCCGGTGGCCGTGGCGGTGGCCCTGGTCGGCGTGTACGGCGGCTACTTCGGCGCGGCCTCCGGCGTCATCATGCTCGCCGTGCTCTGCGCCAGCGTCACCGAGCCCCTGCCGGTCACCAACGCGGTCAAGAACATGGCGACCGGCGCGGCCAACATCACGGCCGCCGTCGCGTACGCGTTCCTGGCCCCGGTTCACTGGCTGGCCGCCGGCGCGCTGTCGTGCGGGTGCCTGGTGGGCAGCTGGCTCGGGCCGAAGGTCGTCCGGCGGCTGCCGGAGCGCCCGCTGCGCTTCGCGATCGCCCTGGCCGGCTTCGGCCTGGCCGTCAGCCTGTGGATGGCGTGA